The segment ACCGCGCCCGCAGGATGACGACTTCCAACTGAGTCAGGCCCTCAACCTGCTGAAAGGCCTGAACGTCACCCGCGAGAACTGAGGATGCGCCGGACGGCCTGGCTGCTGGCGCTCTGCCTGAGCGCGACGGCAGCCAGCGCCTGGGCCGCCCAGCCCGCCCGCCTGGCCCTGGTGATCGACGACCTGGGCCAGAATCCCACCCGTGATCGCCGCGTCCTTGCCCTTCCCGGCCCGGTGGCGCTGTCCATCCTTCCGGACGCGCCGCACTCCCGCGAACTGGCCGAAGCTGCCCACGCCGCCGGCAAGACGGTGATGCTGCACCTGCCCATGGACCCGGCCAACGGCCCTTACGCCTGGCACCCCGGATTAACCAGCGCCGAGCTGGAAAGACGCCTCGACGCCGCCCTGCGCCAGGTGCCCTACGCGCGCGGCCTGAACAACCACATGGGCAGCCGCATGACCGAGCAGCGCCCGGCCATGGCCTGGCTGATGCAGCGCCTGCAGCGGGATCACCGTTTCTTCATCGACAGCCGCACCAGCGCTTCCACCGTCGCCGCCGCCGAGGCGCAGAAAGCCGGCCTGGCCAGCCTCTCGCGGGACATTTTCCTTGACGACGACCAGAGCCCGGCAGCCGTGGCCGCCCAGTTCGACGCCGCCCGCAAGCTCGCCCGCAAGCAGGGCTCGGCGCTGATGATCGGCCACCCGCACCCGGCGACCCTGGAGTTGCTCGAACGCGAACTCCCG is part of the Pseudomonas lalkuanensis genome and harbors:
- a CDS encoding divergent polysaccharide deacetylase family protein, with the translated sequence MRRTAWLLALCLSATAASAWAAQPARLALVIDDLGQNPTRDRRVLALPGPVALSILPDAPHSRELAEAAHAAGKTVMLHLPMDPANGPYAWHPGLTSAELERRLDAALRQVPYARGLNNHMGSRMTEQRPAMAWLMQRLQRDHRFFIDSRTSASTVAAAEAQKAGLASLSRDIFLDDDQSPAAVAAQFDAARKLARKQGSALMIGHPHPATLELLERELPRLKQQGFELIDVEMLIALRGNRAMAAHGKAGVYR